Genomic window (Vigna radiata var. radiata cultivar VC1973A chromosome 1, Vradiata_ver6, whole genome shotgun sequence):
caatctttttcttcctttcgtCTTTGTTTATTTCTGAACCAGAATTGAAAGATTCCAAATGCTATGCGAAATTTAGTTTCCTTCCAATTTTATTGAACACACTTAACCTTCCTTTGAGCATCTCTATCTTATACAGCCATTTCTCTCTGCTTTCCTCTCTTATCACATATTTCGGAAGCTGAATTTTTGTGGTCCTCTTTCCTATGTaagtttctctttatttttgtagGTTATAACGATGGAAATTCAAGTATCAGTCAAAGTCCTACatttgatagaaataaaaaaatagaacaatatattaagataaaagattcATTAACacattgttttaaagttttggatAAAGATTATTATCAATCTTGATTGAACAGATTTTGGATAAAGTAGTGTCAatcttttttatgattaaacttggtgtttgtgtttttcatgTGCACCCCCTCTCCATTAGGTCCAactattaaaaacttaattagtaatatgatttttatatataaatattttatttattttattttatatatttgtgttgtactcaatttaaattttatactgaatttttatcatttttataaaaaaaaaatcaatatgatctttttcattaagttaactatttataatatattatttatcaaaatctgGATTATCTATTGTCATAAAACTCTCTAACTTTTCtggtttttatgtttttgcttttaaataatagaGATTCAATTTAGgggaaaaaatataagaaatgaattaagtaaaatataaatataaaaatcaaaaccaataaaaaaatataacgaccaaaataaattaaaaatcgaccatattatcaattaaataaaaattaatcactccatctcaaaatattaaagaacaaatatatttaaattattttttattttgtgtgtgaAACTCTTACTGGTATTCAAGTCACAATATTCAGACGTGGTCTTCATTTATTCTTACTAATGGTTTTCTATGTTGTTTAGAATCAGACATTTCAGAGGAATCCATGTCGTTTGTGACAGCACGTACTGGGAGACAACGACAACGTTACGAAGACAACATGCGCCTTGTCTCCGGGTAAGCCTTTCCGACTTATGCTATTCCCTTTTAGTTCTCACTTATCGAAATAGAACAGGATTATGAGTGAGCAAAATCAATTGAAATGCACTGAATCATcaattaactatattatattataataaaaatgttaagttGTTTAGATTAAAACTTGAGCGgtactattttataatttagtttgatTCTGGGCTCGATCAAACTTTGGTAGGGATTACTTAATCAAATTCGGTCAAATATATATTGGAACCAACTCTACCAACTTTCGTCCGTGTTGTTGATGTTGAATTTGTTCGATTTTTATTCGGGATATATTCAGTTGAATTTCGGTTAGAATCGGCTCGATCGAATTTCAACTGTGATGGTTCTAGCTAATTTTTTATTGTGCCTATTTTGACTAAATTCAGTTAATTTTTGATCGGGGTCTATTCATTTGAATTTGGTCAGATCAATTTAACCAAGTTTTGATTGTGAACGTCTCAAATGAACTCCACTGAATTTCAGCACGGATTCTTCTCAACATTTTAACAAACTTGATCCATCTCAACCTTAGCTCAATCTAAGTCATTTTTTGTCTGATACAATACATCTCAACTTACGTGACCTGACTCATCTCAAATTTTGGCCTaagatattttatcttattcttCAATCTTGCTTGATTTGTCTCAACCTTAGGCTTGACTTGACCCTTCTCAACATTCAACCCTTATTtaatccattttaatttttggcATGATTAGATCTCAATTTAGTCAAATCAGCCTATCTCGACTCTCGATATAATCTGacatgtttcaatttttaaccTATTTTAATTTGTCCGGAAGTTGTATTGTCTATCataatagaaaacaaattctaatataatttagtaCAGTAGATATTGGTGTgaactaattttcattttatttcaattatgaGAAACTACTTTTTAATTTACTGTAGTTTTTAACCGTTGTATtcaaatacaattaatttttcccactccatatatatatatatatatatatatatatatatatatatatNNNNNNNNNNNNNNNNNNNNNNNNNNNNNNNNNNNatatatatatatatatatatatatatatatcattctcCAAGTTTTCTTCTACAAAAACTAATATCCATGTTTTATCGTTTCCAATGAGtcttcatatataaatattctcatatatgataatttatttgataaaaaaaaaacatcttattaaaaaattaatttttgtaactattaagttttagatattttataaatatgaatatttttagttgtttttattaaaatattttgttttatttaatgttgaaaatattttttattttcttttaagtatCTTAATTTTATCGTCAATCAGATGgcatatttgtttgtgtttttttatttatgtataacttgttaatcaatttatattttttatttatgtataactTGTAAAGtcttaaaagagaaaatgaggAAGACAAAAGAGAGAATAGGCAAATTTGTAAGTTACTTGAGAACACACTAACATTCCTcacataaaatcaaacaaaaaagtactttaacaaaaataaaacatattttgaatagtcaataaaaatatctaaattcaTTCATGAATCAGTTAAAACTTGTTTTAGAATTGACTATATCAATAattcaaaatcatattatttttatatcattcacTCTTGCCTTTGAAATTATTAGTTTTCACAACTTTCATGtcttttaatatgtaaaatattccTGCAACATTAAACGTTGAGAATATGGGTAAGTCAtttgtagaaattgaatgtGTGGAAACAAGTTAGAATATAGAAATAATGAACTCGATAATTTATTGACAGAAAGCTTTTCAAAATATGTAAgtttttatcattctttttatcttcatgATATGACTAAGCAAAAAATTTATGGGCCTCTTCAATTGGGCCCTATCATCACATTTCTAAACCATCCTCAGGTCAAAAGGCAAATCCAATTTTGGCACGTTTGGTCTTAAATGGGAAATTATTATATGGTTTAAATCATTACTTGTTCATGGTATATATGgtctcaatatatatatatatatatatatatatatatatatatatatatatatatatattaatgaattatgGTGAAAGGAGGAGGGCaagttttatttacaaatgtCTTATATGTTGACATTAAAATATTGAACTATATTTTATAGCAAACCATATCATTGAGTTTGACCCgaacaaatataaaatctaattacGTACAGTTTTGGATATGTTATATAAAAGGATTATATATCTCCCATAGAAACTTCCCCCTAGCTCATGTAAATGTTTCTGCAAACTTATCTTCACATGAAACCTTGGAAATAATGAGAGACAACATGCACTTGTTAACCTATCTAGTTTTCACATTAAATTATCATGATTAATCATGGTTACAATTTATATATCCAATTTGTTACATAGTTTTCACATCAAATTATTTAGTTAtgtcaatttatatatatgaaatttattaatttattaaacttattgaaatatatcaaattttagttgacaaaaatattctcattatatattctaaattttaaggttaaaaatatttgaataatttttattttattttttattttttttatgaaatttgttaaGTTACATCaagtatatcaaattttaattgacaaaaataattttatagattttaaattttaaggttaaaaatatttgaataattttttattttttattttaaattaaaaataaaaattattaaaatatctgtgtttaaaatatgtttttttattattaaagtatttttatcaatttagtatattttaagaGATTAGGTAAGTTAACAAACCCATACATATTGGTAGAAAAATGGTGGGgacaaatatttgatgatactttggaaaatatatttctaagaattataatgaaaattttcttacGGATGCATTTGTAACAGATGTATTCCCTATagaatgaaaaagggaaaagtggACAAAAATGAAGATACTCAAGAGATGATAGAAGTACTGATGGTTTCTTCACCAAAACGTGATGACCTTGTGTTTCCAAAGGTACTTGATAGTGTCTTCTTTTAAGCAATGAAAAGTTGATGAGCATGAAACTCTTTGTGAAGTGTCATTTTGTTCTTCTTTCAGGGAGGATGGGAGGATGATGAAACTGTTACAGAAGCTGCTTGCCGTGAAGCCCTAGAGGAAGCAGGAGTTAAAGGGATTGTAAGAGTaagtttttttaagtatatagATCTATGATATTCATCACTGAGATTTAAAATATGGTTAATCAATGCTTTTTCTGATTATGATACCAAATTTGAGAAATCTTCATTAGCTAAATGGTGGGCATTCATTCTCAGGAAATTCCCTTGGGAAGATGGGATTTCAGAAGCAAAAGCAGCAAAGATTCATGCAGCCAAGAAGGATGGTGCAGAGGGTACATGTTTTCCTTAGAGGTCACTGAAGAACTTGAGGCTTGGCCAGAGCAAAAAGACCATAATCGCCAATgggtaatttttctttcttatataataCTCTTCGTGCTTATATTCCTATTCCATATAGGATCAAACTCATTCTTGAAAGGTGGATATGTTTCTTAGGTGAACATAAAAGAAGCATTCAGACTGAGCCGATATGACTGGATGTGCAAGGCATTGGAAGTGTTTATAAGTGTTATGGCAGAAGACATAAAGCTAAGGAATGAGGAAGACAATGTTGATTCCTCTTCAATATCAGTGCTTCATGTGTCAGAAAGTCAATATGTGTCATCCAAATGCTATAAAAGAACCACTTCCAAACAACATCATAGTATATCGTCAAGAACAAATATCCTGTCCCATGCTTCCCAGGAGATAGCTATTCACTTAGGTTATTGACACTCTACGTTTGTGCAATGTCATGCAGTtcccatttgaaaaaaaaaaagtacttatAATCACACTGTTACGGTGTGTTTGGTTGAACATTTGAAACTTCGTTTAGGAGAGATTCAATTTTGGAAAAGTGATTTTGGCCTAAGATCTTAAGAGATCAGATTTATGTTAAAGAGGTTTGGAATAAAAGTTGGCGTGTTTATTGTTAACCCAACACAAAAAGTTTTTATTCTGTGCTacttttgataatattattattttatttcaaccaaacatgatttttttttttttttaaatcatgtaTTGTTTCGGTATGGAGACGAGTCACCTCTGACCTACACAATTTCTCCTTGAGTTCTTCCAATCTTTTCTCTCCAGCTTATGAATCCGTCCTATAGTTCTTACCGTCCGGTCGGGTACCTGTCACAaatactccgacgctcaagtcagtaagaGACAATATTAATGGTGTAATAAATGCTCATAATCCCCTTACCTGTCAACCGTGCTCACTATTTATAAGCTCTTATCATGGGCCGTGTTTAGTGATTTCTTAATCGTGGTCCAATCTAGGCCCATTCTTAATAATCAtaacttttcttaattaattatatcgGTGAACTTCTTGGTGGCCATCCGGTTCTAAGCATGGTCATAGATTTTGCATGGCCATCCGGCTGTTCCGACTGATTGTTTGTTATTACTGGTGTAATCTGAGCTAGATTTCTTTGATACGTCCGGTGCGCCCGGTCGACCAGTACATGTATGATTTGGAAAAATGTACATGAAGTTGTtctaacataataataaaaaaaagtactcatcttaaaaaagttaaacattaaaatttggtGAACCATTTCAACCATTGAATTCGAGAGTTTACACAAACTCAGAGTCGATCTCAAACTCGACTCAAATTCATAAGAGTTTGcttcagataaaaaaattacataaataatatcctaattcaaataaatctacaaaattatataatttgaaataaataaaatttataaatatatttttcatagaaacatgataaaatataaatacttggattagtataattaattttgatgcatttcgaGACATAAtgctataaatttttttattaaaaaaactcgCAAAATCGTTCCAAACTCACGATTTTACACAATGTTACCAATTTTACACTagtttttattaagtttacttAGAAAATAAATGTACTTCTAAACTAACTTGGAAGGTTGGAAACATAAACTCGTCCAAATTAACAAGTTAACTCGAAAGTTTGATGACCAAATTGAAAAGTGAGGATTCTTCAAATTCTGAAATTTAAAACTCGttttattatatcttaattGCTTGAGATTAACGGGTTTTCAATCAATAGATTTCAAGTAACTTCCTACTTCGTTACCTACGTCTAAGTcaacaatatatttatgtaaCATGCTATCATATTTATCTAACGcattaatcaatttaatcaactcctacaataaattaatatatttgtgcTAACgagaatagaaaaagaaactaaaaactcTAAATTggtctaaatatatataaaacaataatttttgtttaaaataacatGATTGAGTTTAAATTAATGAGAATTTTATCAACCAAAATACATaatatgagtattttttttattaatatctatttatatttactttttccaAATCAACGTGAAAATAtaacaaagtttaaataaatattaaaaatgttggGTGATGTATTCTTACGTTAAATACAGGTTAATAAgttatctataaaaaaatatctattattataataaaaagacatGACAAAATTGCATACTTTTTTTTCCagggaaatattttatttatgtacatTCTACTATAATTATGGAGTCTCATCTCTATATTTGTAATACTTTATCTCTTCATTTTTAACTGTCACCTAAGGTTTTATTACACAATAAAATTAACtcttataatttgtaataaattttttatgttttctaatgGTACctgtattattttatatcctTTATTCTTATTGAAAATTACCATAATGTGTCTTCtctctttataataaaaagactATTCATTATCTCTCCACTTATTGAAAAtctttataacaaaatatttgaattcTCTTCGACGAAATATAAtacttgaaacatttttttctcgTCTCAACGGAAATAAgcttctttatatataatttttaattataaaatttaaaccacaaaaaaaaaaatgatttgaaaaattataagaagCAGTAGTAATTACCCTGTGATTATGAGTACAACTATAGTAGGTCATACTTTGTATTTGGAATTAGTAGATTGAACCTACTATTAACAAAGCAATGTGATGACAAGCTAACATGATAGCCTAAAAGAATAAATTGTGTACAACGATGGATATAACCCAATATACAATAAGATCTTCATGGTGAAATTAATCCACTAGATTTAGGTGGGTGCAATTTTTATCATTAGTGTTATTGctctattttttcaatttgttattTCTCCAATGACGTGAGTACACTACTACTTGTTGCTATATGTTCTAAAtgtaattgagtttttatattgtttaaatagatttatatggtcttttttaaattttaagtctagttcaatcttataaaattggTTTGTAAGATCAGAtttgcattcatttatatattttaaattgactttatctctaatTGAAGTGAGACTTCTAACACCCGCTCAAGTCGAGATATGTACATATAGTGAAACTAAACATTAATGGTAGTCTGATAAAGGGTggaaaaataaatctaataaataataaatctctcGCTATGATAGGTTTAAATCAatgactctgataccaagtTAAAAAGTTGACTTGACTTTATACCAAGTTCaacctttaaaaaaaagatCACATTATCtccatataaaaaagaaaaaatagaaattcaattaagtctgaaaaaaattataagaagtaaattagtaattaaaacttttattagaCTAACACGTGATAAAATTCTAAACATTATTAAAACCAACTTAAAATTCCAAacaatattgattttatttaaaaaataatgagactcaattaactcaattatatatatatatatatatatatatatatatatatatatatatatatatatatatatatagggtttgttaacacgcatatgtttgtttttcagttggtatgttttaacaatgtgtaccgaaTTATAGTcaacaaaaatatcctcatttattatggattctaagttttaaggtcaaggatacttaaataattttcattctcaaaactaaaaaaaaaaaaaagaaacccctaaactcttactcacctccctcattcctctcaaccctttctttcatctctctcactccaacattttctctgtcatctctctcactccaacagtttctctgtcatctctctcacttcaaCATCTTCTCTGTCATACttactgttgccccaattgaaaaaaaaaaatcagaaaccctttgtcatcagagatattttctctctcatctcaacattttctctgtcatcactccaacattttttctctcatctcaacccaattgaagatggtggtgataatttgaatcagagatatattttaaaaatcgaaaaagtttactcttttataatcattttatatttactaatgtgtgtaaaatgaatataaactttgtcactttatgttactctttccaaatNNNNNNNNNNNNNNNNNNNNNNNNNNNNNNNNNNNNNNNNNNNNNNNNNNNNNNNNNNNNNNNNNNNNNNNNNNNNNNNNNNNNNNNNNNNNNNNNNNNNNNNNNNNNNNNNNNNNNNNNNNNNNNNNNNNNNNNNNNNNNNNNNNNNNN
Coding sequences:
- the LOC106768662 gene encoding nudix hydrolase 12, mitochondrial, whose translation is MSFVTARTGRQRQRYEDNMRLVSGCIPYRMKKGKVDKNEDTQEMIEVLMVSSPKRDDLVFPKGGWEDDETVTEAACREALEEAGVKGIVREIPLGRWDFRSKSSKDSCSQEGWCRGYMFSLEVTEELEAWPEQKDHNRQWVNIKEAFRLSRYDWMCKALEVFISVMAEDIKLRNEEDNVDSSSISVLHVSESQYVSSKCYKRTTSKQHHSISSRTNILSHASQEIAIHLGY